A genomic stretch from Anopheles cruzii unplaced genomic scaffold, idAnoCruzAS_RS32_06 scaffold03176_ctg1, whole genome shotgun sequence includes:
- the LOC128276948 gene encoding pyrethroid hydrolase Ces2a-like: protein MELIEDGAYQAVPLLTGFNNLESILLIMQEDVTPSLYDTFNEHSNYLVPMAWNISKGSSDAGVISETFAQFYWQGQTLGPELLEQFSLYMTDAMFAIGVLEIAKLHSTRMPVYVYHFSYDGDLNLFKKPLGVSIPGAVHGDELYYMFDAKTLMSEQLPVTGHALTVRKRMLRLWTNFVKYGNPTPVVDPVLQNIVWPQLDGDTVNVVLNIDHDLMLGPNPIASRYELWQSLAQ from the exons ATGGAGCTCATCGAGGACGGTGCGTACCAGGCGGTTCCTCTGTTGACCGGGTTCAACAACTTGGAGTCGATACTGTTAATAATGCAGGAGGACGTCACTCCCAGCCTGTACGACACGTTCAACGAGCACTCGAACTATTTGGTGCCGATGGCATGGAACATCTCGAAAGGTAGTTCCGATGCTGGTGTCATTAGTGAGACATTCGCGCAGTTCTACTGGCAAGGCCAGACGCTTGGACCGGAGTTGTTGGAACAATTCTCCTTGTACATGACCGACGCAATGTTCGCGATCGGTGTACTAGAGATAGCGAAACTGCATTCAACCCGGATGCCGGTCTACGTCTATCACTTCAGCTACGACGGTGACCTGAACCTGTTCAAAAAGCCACTGGGCGTCTCAATACCGGGTGCGGTACACGGGGACGAGCTTTACTACATGTTCGACGCGAAGACACTTATGAGCGAACAACTTCCCGTCACTGGCCATGCGCTCACGGTCCGCAAGCGAATGCTCCGACTTTGGACTAACTTTGTCAAGTATGG AAACCCAACTCCGGTAGTGGATCCCGTGCTGCAGAACATTGTGTGGCCACAGCTTGACGGCGACACGGTCAATGTCGTGCTAAACATTGACCACGATCTGATGCTCGGACCGAATCCTATCGCTTCCCGCTACGAACTGTGGCAGAGTTTGGCGCAAAG